A section of the Oryzias melastigma strain HK-1 linkage group LG14, ASM292280v2, whole genome shotgun sequence genome encodes:
- the ccna1 gene encoding cyclin-A1, translating into MSMNFSTTARCGSPSRKENVPPSTKRESFLHQRSRPRTVLGVLSENEQHSQSFSQGSQYSRHSSVSDNSQPHFLCGLSSSGCDVYVEEACEVVLGASGRELVSEDSDSEDKNQSMRLLLELSSSSRQEASGQSEHEESWLSRETFCAEYAEDIYHNLKKTEKRFLARKGYLERHGEITSGMRVVLVDWLVEVSQEYRMSSDTLYLAVNYTDRFMSCTTNVKRNKLQLVGTASLLIAAKYEEIAPPDLNEFVYITDSTYCQKQLLHMESLVLRVLAFRLAAPTPHLFLRLFLSVHSSCVKTENLALYIAELSLLEMNPFLQYTPSLLAAGAYSLASYTVHKVLWPDALVAFTGYTAADIMPCLTHLHKLHASAESRPQQAIRDKFKSSKFHCVSSIAPPEVLPLLGGTSPSTCPATQTVQPTTSSMQNM; encoded by the exons ATGTCG ATGAATTTCAGTACCACTGCCCGCTGTGGAAGTCCTTCTCGCAAAGAAAACGTACCTCCTTCCACAAAGCGGGAGTCGTTTCTGCACCAGAGGAGCAGACCGCGCACGGTTCTTGGTGTTTTGTCCGAAAACGAGCAGCACAGTCAATCCTTCAGTCAG GGAAGCCAATACTCCAGACACAGTTCAGTCTCCGACAACTCCCAGCCCCATTTCCTCTGCGGTTTGTCCAGCTCTGGGTGTGATGTGTACGTGGAAGAAGCCTGTGAAGTTGTTCTCGGAGCTTCTGGTCGGGAACTGGTGTCAGAGGATTCTGATTCCGAGGACAAGAATCAGTCCATGCGGCTGCTGCTCGAGCTTAGTTCTA GTTCACGTCAGGAGGCTTCAGGTCAGTCTGAACATGAGGAATCCTGGTTGTCGAGGGAAACATTCTGTGCAGAGTATGCAGAAGACATCTATCACAACCTGAAGAAGACtgaa AAAAGGTTTCTAGCGAGAAAAGGTTACTTGGAGAGACATGGAGAGATCACCAGTGGGATGCGGGTGGTTCTGGTGGACTGGCTGGTGGAGGTTTCTCAGGAGTACAGGATGAGTTCTGACACCCTGTACCTGGCGGTGAACTACACGGACCGTTTTATGTCCTGCACAACCAACGTGAAACGGAACAAGCTGCAGCTGGTTGGGACAGCCTCACTGCTGATCGCCGC AAAGTACGAGGAGATTGCTCCCCCGGACCTGAATGAGTTCGTGTACATCACAGACAGCACCTACTGCCAGAAGCAGCTGCTTCACATGGAGAGTCTCGTGCTCCGGGTGCTGGCCTTCAGGCTGGCGGCGCCCACTCCTCACCTGTTCCTGCGCCTTTTTCTGTCCGTCCATTCTTCATGCGTGAAGACGGAGAACCTCGCCTTG TACATAGCAGAGTTAAGCCTGTTGGAAATGAATCCCTTCCTGCAGTACACTCCATCACTGTTGGCAGCAGGAGCCTACAGTCTAGCCAGCTACACCGTACACAAGGTTCTCTGG CCTGATGCTTTAGTTGCCTTCACTGGATACACTGCGGCTGACATCATGCCCTGCTTGACCCACCTCCACAAGCTGCACGCCAGCGCGGAGAGCCGCCCGCAGCAGGCCATCAGGGACAAGTTCAAAAGTTCAAA GTTTCATTGTGTTTCGTCGATCGCTCCACCTGAGGTTTTACCTCTTTTAGGAGGAACTTCACCCTCCACCTGTCCCGCCACACAAACAGTACAACCCACAACCTCATCCATGCAAAATATGTag